From the genome of Rubripirellula reticaptiva:
CGAAGCCGAATGCTGCTTCAAATGAACCGAAACTGGTTCATCTGGGCATCTGCAACTGTCATTCCCCATGCACGCGTTCGGCGTTGAAGAACGCAGGTTGAAAAGGATCTCAGTCGCGTGTCGCGGTGGAAACCATTAAAACGCCATTTTTTCCGAAATGCAATTCAAATATTGAGATTGTTTGCCAGGTGCGAATTCTTCCGATGATGGCAACGGACGTCTACGCGGTATGCCATCCGTAATGCCGGATCAGACATTTGGAAGACGCGGTCACACGAAAAGTTGCTCATCGAATTGCTGTTAAACGCTTGGGCGTTTGTTCTTCAATGGCTAGGATAACGGGACAGGACTCGCCGCAGTTTAGGACTCGTTCAGGACTAATGATTCGTGAGATCCTGTTGGTGTCTGCATTCCTGCCCACCACCCACCTCCTCCGCCATCCCTGGTTTGATCCCGATGACGACAAGTTTTCGTCGAACCGCGACTTCGTTCGTTTTTCTGATACCGTTCGCGCTGTTCCTTTCGGTCGGCGGTTCGGCAGTCGATGCGCAAGATTCGAAATCGATCGACTTCGCACGCCAAGTGCAGCCGATTTTGGCTAAGCGATGTTATGCCTGTCACGGTCCCGACAAGGCCGAAGGCGGTTTGAAGTTCGTCGACCAAGAGTCAGCCTACGCCGAAACTGAGTCTGGTGATTTTGCGATCGTGCCCGGCGACGTCGAGGCGAGTGCCCTGATCGCTCGAATTACGTCCGACGACGAATACGAAAAGATGCCGCCCGAAGGCGATCCGGTGTCACTCGAAGAAATCGAGACGTTGAAGGTTTGGATCGCCGAAGGGGCGGATTGGAGTGACCACTGGGCGTTCGAGCCCATGAAGGATCCGACGCCACCTGTCGTGGCCGATTTGGATTGGAACGAAAATCCAATCGATGCGTTCATTTACGATTCGCTTGCCGATGTCGGGCTGAGCCCCAGTCCGCAAGCGACTCGCCAAGAATTGATCCGTCGTGCCTACTATGACTTGACTGGGTTGCCCCCCAGTTTTTCTCGGGTGCAAGCGTTTGTTGCAGATGAAGATCCACTGGCATTCGAGCGACTCGTCGATGAATTACTCGATTCGCCTCAGTATGGCGTTCGTTGGGGGCGGCACTGGTTGGACTTGGTTCGCTACGCCGAAACCAATTCTTTTGAACGTGACAACCCCAAGCAAAACGCGTGGAAGTACCGCGACTACGTCATTGACGCGTTCAACAAAGACAAACCGTACGACCAATTTGTCCGCGAACAACTTGCCGGTGACGAACTGGATAACGTCACCCAAGAATCGCTGACCGCAACGGGCTACTACAGGCTGGGGATCTGGGACGATGAACCGGCCGATCCACTGCAAGCTCGTTTCGACGAGATTGACGACATCATCACGACGACCGGACAAGCGTTTCTCGGTCTGACGATCAATTGCGCCCGTTGTCATGATCACAAAATCGATCCGATCCCGCAGGCTGATTACTACAGCATGGTAGCATTCTTGGCTGACGTGACGTCGTTTGCGACCCGCGGTGACGGGTCGACGAATAACCAGATCGATATTACTCCGCCTGCGATCGCTGCCGAACACCAACGAATCGACGACGAAGTCAAACGCATCGAATCTGAAATGCACGACATCGAGCAGGCTGGCATCGCAAAGATGAAAGGCCCGGATCAGCGTGCTACCGAAGGCAAGCCGCGTGCCCGCAAAAAAGTCCTCGATGCCAAGTTGCAGCAATTCTTGGACGCCGATCAGTGGACGGCTTATCAGCGTTTGGTGCATGAACTAGCTGATACCCGAATGCTTCGCAAAGCTTTGCCAAAACGTGAAACGGTAATGGGGCTGGCGCGCTGCGAAGCCAAACCCGAACAGACGTTTGTGCTGTTCCGTGGTAATCCACATTCGCCATCCGATCCGGTCGAGCCAGACTTTCCCACCATCTTTGGCAGCGAAACGCCTACGTTCCCTGAACTCGACGAGGCAGCCAAAACAGCCGGTCGCCGCCGCGTGTTGGCCGAGTGGATGACGGACCCGGACAATCGGTTGTCGGCACGTGTGATGGCAAATCGATTGTGGCAGTTTCACTTTGGTCGTGGGATTGTTCGCAGCAGCAATAACTTTGGACAACTCGGCACCCCGCCGACACACCCGGTGCTGTTGGATTGGTTGGCTCGGCGATTGATCGATGGAGATTGGAAATTGAAATCGATGCACCGCCTGATCATGTCCAGTCGCGCCTATCAAATGTCATCGGCCAGCCATGAAAAGGGCGAGTCGGTTGATCCGGACAACAATCGTTTCTGGCGATTTGATCCGCGCCGATTGGCTGCCGAAGAAGTTCGTGATTCGATTCTTGCGGCGAATGGTTCACTGAACCTTAGTATCGGCGGCCCCAGTTTCTATCCGCAGTTGTCCGCCGAAGTGTTGGCCGGTCAATCAAGGCCTGGCGAAGGTTGGGGCGACTCGCCTGATGATCAACGCAATCGGCGCAGTGCTTACATTCATGTCAAGCGATCGCTACTGACGCCATTGCTGACGGCGTTCGATTTTCCCGATCCCGACCTGACGTGCGAAGAACGTTTCACCACGCTGCAACCGGGACAGGCTCTGTCGTTACTTAATAGCGACTTCATTCACCAGCAAGGGGCTCGGTTGGCCGAATCGATCGGCGCGAGTGACTTGACTGACGCATCGGACAATCCCGAAATTGTCCGGCGAACAATCAGCGCAGTGTTGCAGCGTCAGGCGACCGAGGACGAGGAACAGTCGGGCGACGAATTGATCGTTGCCCTGCAAAATGAATACGGTTTATCGCGAACGCGAGCCGTCCAGTTGTATTGCTTGTCGGTGATGAATTGGAACGAGTTCCTATTCGTCGATTGATCAAGTCTCGCGACTTTTCATTGTTTGAATTCCAACTGCAGCTTTAACTTCTAAAAGATCCATGACTGAAAATCGAAAACGAACCGGATTCTGTGGGCGCACTCGTCGAGAATTCATTTGGCAATCCGGAGCTGGATTTGGTGCTGCGGCGATGTCTTCGATGCTGTCTCGTGACGGGTTCTTTGCCAGTTCCGCGGGTGCAAGCGAAACAAAATTCCAAAATCCGCTTGCCGCCAAACCGCCTCACTTTGCTCCCAAGGCGAAGTCGGTGATTTTTCTATTCATGTATGGCGGCCCCAGCCACATCGACACGTTCGATTTCAAACCAAAGATGATCGGCATGGACGGCAAGACGGTCGACGTCAAGACGTTTGGTCGCGGAGGTCACAAAGCGGGGGGACGGATTGTGGAACCGCGTTGGAAATTCAAACAGCATGGTCAATGCGGCAAATGGGTCAGTTCGCTGTTCCCGAACGTTGCCAAACATGTCGACGACATCGCTTTCTTGCACTCGATGACGGCCGATTCGCCAATTCACGGCTCGGCAATGCTGATGATGAACAGCGGCAAGATTCTGTCGGGCAACCCAGCAATGGGATCGTGGGTCAACTATGGACTTGGGACCGTCAACGAAAACTTGCCCGGTTTTGTGGTCATGTTGGACCCGACCGGTGGCCCCATCAGTGGCGCAAAAAACTGGTCCAGCGGCTACATGCCCGCAACTTATGCAGGAACGGTCTTCCGTAGCAAAGGTGCGCCGATCCTGGACCTCGCACCGCCCGCTGATTTTCCCGAAGGCTTACAACGCAAGCTGATCGATTCGATCCAGGATGCGAATAACCGTCATTTGGTTGGTCGGTCCGGAAACGATGACTTGGCTTCGCGGATCGCCAGCTTTGAACTGGCATACAATATGCAGTCGACTGCGCCGGAGGCCGTCGACTTAGCGGGCGAGGACGCTCAGACACTTGCCATGTACGGCATCGACAAAGAAGGCACACGCGATTTTGGGACTCGCTGCTTGATGGCGCGTCGCTTGGTTCAACGCGGTGTCCGTTTCGTACAACTGTACAGCGGTGGCGCCCACAACGATGACAACTGGGATGCCCACGGTGACTTGGAAGTCAACCATAACAAACACGCCGGCCACACCGATCAACCGATCGCTGCGCTACTTGCCGACTTAAAGCGAACCGGCATGCTCGACGAAACGCTGGTGGTTTGGGGAGGCGAATTTGGACGCCAACCGACTGCCGAGTATGCCAACGGCAGCGGCCGAGACCACAACGCTTACGGTTTCACGATGTGGATGGCAGGCGGCGGAATAAAGGGCGGTGTCAGCCACGGAACGACCGACGAACTAGGTGCTGCTGCGGTCGAAAATCCGCTGCATGTCAAGAACTTGCACGCCACAATCCTGCACCAACTCGGACTCGATCCCAACCACCTGTCGTACTTCTACAGTGGGCTGGAACAGAAACTCGTCGGCGTCGAACCGATCGAACCAATCCACGAAATCATCGCTTAACGAGTTGAGAGCCTATTGGTCCTCCGCCGTCTCCGTGCAAACGTTGGTGACGGCAGATTCGTCTTCGGAGTTCGTTTCATGCAGCGGTTCCCCCTATTGATTGCGGGTTTCGTGTTGATGGTCACGCCAGCGGTGAACGTGTTCGGCGCGGATCCCGTATTTGACGAGTTACGGGTTGAGCTGAGAAAGAAGTGGCCCAAGAACCGAACGGTTCGGCTGGTCTTTCATGGTCATTCGGTGCCCGCGGGATACTTTCGTGACGGCAATGTTCGCACGTTTGATGCTTACCCTAGCCTGCTGCACCGGCAACTCTGCCAGCATTTTCCGACCGCGGTGATCGACGTTTGCGTGACCGCCATCGGCGGCGAGAATTCGCTTCGCGGTGCCAAGCGATTCAAGGCCGACGTGCTGTCGATGCGCCCGGATTTGGTTTTCATCGACTATTCGCTAAACGATCGATTTGCGGGCCTGGACGACTCCGAGCAGGCTTGGCGGTCGATGATCGGCGAGGCCCAGGATGCCGGCGTTCAAGTCGTGTTGCTGACGCCGACACCCGATTCCAACGAAGACATCTCGGACCAAGCAACGTTGTTGGCTCAGCATGCCGATCAGGTCCGGCGAATCGCTCAGGATATGAACGTCCCCCTGGTCGATTCTTATGACGCGTTTCGAAAGCGTGTTGAGAGCGGAACGGACATTGATTCGTTGCTTTCTCAGCCAAATCACCCCAATCGTGATGGGCATGAAGTGGTTGCCGAGCTGCTTGTCC
Proteins encoded in this window:
- a CDS encoding DUF1501 domain-containing protein, producing the protein MTENRKRTGFCGRTRREFIWQSGAGFGAAAMSSMLSRDGFFASSAGASETKFQNPLAAKPPHFAPKAKSVIFLFMYGGPSHIDTFDFKPKMIGMDGKTVDVKTFGRGGHKAGGRIVEPRWKFKQHGQCGKWVSSLFPNVAKHVDDIAFLHSMTADSPIHGSAMLMMNSGKILSGNPAMGSWVNYGLGTVNENLPGFVVMLDPTGGPISGAKNWSSGYMPATYAGTVFRSKGAPILDLAPPADFPEGLQRKLIDSIQDANNRHLVGRSGNDDLASRIASFELAYNMQSTAPEAVDLAGEDAQTLAMYGIDKEGTRDFGTRCLMARRLVQRGVRFVQLYSGGAHNDDNWDAHGDLEVNHNKHAGHTDQPIAALLADLKRTGMLDETLVVWGGEFGRQPTAEYANGSGRDHNAYGFTMWMAGGGIKGGVSHGTTDELGAAAVENPLHVKNLHATILHQLGLDPNHLSYFYSGLEQKLVGVEPIEPIHEIIA
- a CDS encoding SGNH/GDSL hydrolase family protein yields the protein MQRFPLLIAGFVLMVTPAVNVFGADPVFDELRVELRKKWPKNRTVRLVFHGHSVPAGYFRDGNVRTFDAYPSLLHRQLCQHFPTAVIDVCVTAIGGENSLRGAKRFKADVLSMRPDLVFIDYSLNDRFAGLDDSEQAWRSMIGEAQDAGVQVVLLTPTPDSNEDISDQATLLAQHADQVRRIAQDMNVPLVDSYDAFRKRVESGTDIDSLLSQPNHPNRDGHEVVAELLVQLLVPAEE
- a CDS encoding PSD1 and planctomycete cytochrome C domain-containing protein translates to MTTSFRRTATSFVFLIPFALFLSVGGSAVDAQDSKSIDFARQVQPILAKRCYACHGPDKAEGGLKFVDQESAYAETESGDFAIVPGDVEASALIARITSDDEYEKMPPEGDPVSLEEIETLKVWIAEGADWSDHWAFEPMKDPTPPVVADLDWNENPIDAFIYDSLADVGLSPSPQATRQELIRRAYYDLTGLPPSFSRVQAFVADEDPLAFERLVDELLDSPQYGVRWGRHWLDLVRYAETNSFERDNPKQNAWKYRDYVIDAFNKDKPYDQFVREQLAGDELDNVTQESLTATGYYRLGIWDDEPADPLQARFDEIDDIITTTGQAFLGLTINCARCHDHKIDPIPQADYYSMVAFLADVTSFATRGDGSTNNQIDITPPAIAAEHQRIDDEVKRIESEMHDIEQAGIAKMKGPDQRATEGKPRARKKVLDAKLQQFLDADQWTAYQRLVHELADTRMLRKALPKRETVMGLARCEAKPEQTFVLFRGNPHSPSDPVEPDFPTIFGSETPTFPELDEAAKTAGRRRVLAEWMTDPDNRLSARVMANRLWQFHFGRGIVRSSNNFGQLGTPPTHPVLLDWLARRLIDGDWKLKSMHRLIMSSRAYQMSSASHEKGESVDPDNNRFWRFDPRRLAAEEVRDSILAANGSLNLSIGGPSFYPQLSAEVLAGQSRPGEGWGDSPDDQRNRRSAYIHVKRSLLTPLLTAFDFPDPDLTCEERFTTLQPGQALSLLNSDFIHQQGARLAESIGASDLTDASDNPEIVRRTISAVLQRQATEDEEQSGDELIVALQNEYGLSRTRAVQLYCLSVMNWNEFLFVD